The Alphaproteobacteria bacterium LSUCC0719 genome includes the window GACTGGAAGCGAAAAGTATCCGATATCAATGATTTGCCGGCCAAGTTGACGAAGATAGTAGGGGGGCAGAAACGTCCAGCGGATCGCCGCCAGTGTGAACAGCGTCAAACGGCCAATGGCGGCCAGAAAGGCCAGGGTTGTTCGGCCGATATTCTGCAGAAACCCGATCATTCTCTTTCCGGTCGGTTGCGGTCATGAATTGGCGCACGGTCCACTTTATGCCTTGGATTTCGCTGTTTGACCATCCCCAATGCCGTTGCCGTCATGCCGGGGCAACAGTTTCATGACGTGATAAAGCGGCGTAAGGGCCGGCGGCCAAGTTGGGTCAGGATTTCATAGCCGATGGTGCCGGCGTCATGCGCCATTCGGGCCAGGGGATAGCCGTCACCGAGGATTTCGGCGTGACTGGCGGTGGCCAGACGTCGATCATCAAGGTCGGTGACATCGACGGTGATGCTGTCCATCGAAACCCGCCCGATCACCGGTGCCGGCATGCCGGCGATCGTGACCATTGCCCGGTTGCCAAGGCTGCGGGGATAGCCGTCCGCATAGCCGACACCAAGCGTGAAAATACGGGAATCGCGGGTCAGCTGATGGGTGCCGTTATACCCGATCCGGTCACCGGCACGGGCGTTGCGACGTTGCAGGATGCGCGCCTGCCAGACAACTGCGGGGCGAAGATCGCCGGCCTGTGCTGTCTGTTCGGCTGTACCATCGAGACCTGCCGGGTGAAGACCATAAAGGGCGATGCCAGGCCGGTTCAACGCCATGTGGAAGGCGCCGCCCCGAAGTGTGCCGCCACTGTTGGCAAGGCTGGCCGGCAGATCCGGAAGCGCGGCGCACAGGCGACCGAAGCTGGCAAGCTGGCTGTCATTGGCGTCATCGGCAAGGTCTTCACCAGCACTCAGATGGCTCATCAGAAGCTGCACACCCATATCGGCAAGCGGATTTTCGCCACCATCGATGCGGTCCAAAAGCCATGCTGTCTCGTCCGGATCGAGGCCAAGCCGCGTCATCCCGGTATCGACATGCAGCGCGGCACCGGGCGGCGACCCTTCAGCGGATGACAGGCTTGCCTCACGCCAGCGCATCAGCTGATCAAGGCTGTTGATCACCGGCATGATTTCGGCGCTGATGAAATCTGCTTCCTGTCCGGGGTGACAGCCACCAAGGACAAATATACGGCATTCACCCTGTCCCACGTCGGGCAGCGCCAAGTTGAGTGCCGCGCGAAGTGCGCGGGCTTCCGCAAGCGACATGACGAAAAAGGTCCGGCATCCGGCTGTCGCCAGCGCCGGTGCCAGCGTGGCGGCACCAAGTCCATAGGCGTCGGCCTTGACCACGGCTGCCGTTTCCGTCCGGTTCCCTGAAAGACTGTCGAGATAACGCCAGTTCGCAACAACGGCACCAATATCAATGGTGATCACGCTGTCGGCATGGCCGAAATCTGGCGCATCGGAGATCATGGTGCCGGGCATCGCGTGGCCGTCCGTCTAAAAACCTTCGGGAATCTGCGCTGCGTCGGTGAGATCGCTGAATTTGGTCAGTGATTTCTCAAAATGCAGTTCAATCAGCCCGGTCGGACCGTGGCGCTGTTTGCCGATAATCACCTCGGCCTTGTTATGCGCCTTTTCCAGCCGTTCACGATACAGATCATAACGAAGATTGAATTTCTCTTCACTTTCGTGGGATTCACGCTCCGGTTCTTTCTTGGCGAGGTAATATTCATCGCGATAGACGAACAGCACGACATCGGCATCCTGCTCGATGGATCCTGATTCGCGGAGGTCCGACAGGTTCGGGCGCTTGTCTTCGCGCTGTTCGACAGCACGCGACAGCTGCGAGAGCGCCAGCACCGGAACATCCAGTTCCTTGGCCATGGCCTTGAGCGCGCGGCTGATATTCGAGATTTCCTGAACGCGGTTTTCCGGACGTACGCCAAGCTGCGGTGCCAGCATTTGGAGATAATCGATCACAATCAGGCCCAGTCCGCCGGTGCGTTTCATCCGGCGGGCCCGGCTTGCCACCTGCGATACCGACAGCGCCGGCGTATCATCGATAAAGAAAGGGGCTGTCGACAGCGCGTCACTGGCCTCAATCAGGCGGTCAAACTCCTCGCTCGACAGTTGGCCCTGTCGGATGCTGTTCGAATCAATCTGCGCGCGTTCACTGAGAATCCTGATGCCAAGCTGTTCGGCCGACATCTCCAGCGAGAAGAACGCCACCGGGGCTGCCGTCTCGCCGGTCCTGGTCGTGGTCGCCACATGAAAGGCGATATTGGTCGCCAGCGCCGATTTACCCATTGCCGGGCGGCCGGCAAGGATGATCAGGTCGGATTTGTGAAGGCCACCCATCTTGGTGTTCAGGCCGGTAAGACCCGTGCTGTAGCCGGACAGGCCGCCATCGCTCTTGCGGGCAATCGCCGCCTGGTTGATTGCCGCCGCCGCGACTTTTTCAAAGGATTTCAGCCCGACACTTGCTTCGCCGGCTTCGGCAAGCTGGAACAGCTTTGCCTCGGCGGTCTCAATCTGTGTCATCGCGGAAACATCGACATCGGGGTGGTTGGCGTCGGTGATGACGTCATCGCCAATGCGGATCAATTCGCGGCGAAGATGCGTTTCATAGATGGTGGCCGAATAGTCGGGCGCCTGCGCCAGACTGATCACGCCATCCGCAAGCTCGCCCAGATAATCCTCGATCTCGGTTGTCTGACCTGCCTCGGTGGCGCTGAAGAAGGTTTTTAGGGTGACTGGATTTGCCAGCTGTCCGCGATCAATCAGCCGCATCATGGTGGCAAAGATCCGGCCATGAAGCGGGTCATAGAAATGTTCGGCCCGCAACCTGTCGTCAATGCGTTCCATGACATCATTGTCGAGCAGCAGGGCGCCAAGAAGATTCTGTTCAGCCGGGAGGTTGTTTGGCAGTTGGCGGGCCGTTGGAATGCCGCCGACGGTTGCCATGCCTCCGGGAAAGGCTTCGATGTTGCTTGTTTCTTCAGACATGCGTCACCCTAGCAAAAGCAAGCCGGCAATGCGTCCTGTTAGTTTTGTGGGTAATGGGGATAAGTGAAAAAAAATCGGCAGCGTCTGTGCCGGCAGGACGGCATTGCGCCCCGATGACGGGTTTCGGGCACTAAAAAAGCCGGGGCAAACCCCGGCTTTTTCATCATTCTGTGCCCTGGAATCAGGCCTCCGAGTCATCACCGGCCGCATCGTCGGATGCGGTTTCTGTTTCGGCAGTCTCGGCCTCGGCGTCGGCTTCTGGGGCGCTTGCCTCGATGGCCGGAGCCTCTTCACGGGTTGCCTCTTCACTGGCCACCTCGTTGCCGTAGTCATCGTCGTCATCGTCGGCAAGGCCGGTCACGGCAACGCCGGTGCGAAGCTGGGTTTCGGCTTCGTCAAGCGAACGTGCGACATTGACGGTGACTGTCACAGTGACTTCGGGGTGCAGACGGATACGAATGTCGTGCAGGCCAAGTGTCTTGATCGACTTGTCCATGACAACCTGGGTGCGGGCAATGGTGAACCCGGCCTCGGTTACGGCATCCGAAATGTCACGCGAGGTGACCGAACCGAACAGCTGGCCCATTTCGGACGCGGCCCGGACCATGCTTACGGCAAGGCCGTCCATCTTGGCGGATTCGGTTTCAGCGTCCGACCGACGGGCAAGATTGTCAGCTTCGCGCTGTGCCTTTTCGGTTTCAAACTTTTCGCGATTTACCCTGTTGGCGCGAAGCGCCTTGCCCTGTGGCAGCAGGTAGTTGCGCGCATAGCCGGGCTTTACCGATACGACATCGCCCATCTGGCCAAGCTTTTCGACTCGTTCGAGCAGGATGATTTCCATGATCTTGTGTCTCCTTCCTGTCGACCAGCGTTACGAGGTCACGTATGGCATCAGTGCCAGGAACCGCGAACGCTTGATGGCAACGGCCAGTTCACGCTGCTTTTTCGCCGAAACGGCTGAAATGCGTGATGGCACGATCTTGCCACGCTCCGATGTGTAGCGGGCCAACAGCTTGGTGTCCTTGTAGTCGATTGTCTGCGCGTTCGGTCCCGAGAACGGGCAGGATTTGCGACGACGCCCAAAGGGACGACGAACGGCTTCGCGTTTGATTTCGAGCTGGGTCATGTCCTACTCCTCGGTCTCGGTGTCTTCGGCAGGCGCGTCAGCAGACTCTTCAGCCTTTGCCGACTCCGCGCGTGGTGGACGGGATCCCCGGTCGCCACGGTCACCGCGCTCGCCACGGTCACCGCGCTCGCCCCGATCACCCTTGTTCTGCATGATGATGGACGGGCCTTCCTCGACCTCTTCAATGCGAATGTTCAGGAACCGAAGAACATCCTCGTTCAGCCCCATGATCCGCTCATACTCCTTCAGAGTGGCAGCATCTGTCTCGAGGTTGAACATGATGTAGTGGCCCTTGCGGTTCTTCTTGATCCGATAGGCAAGCGACCGCAGACCCCAATATTCACGTTTGTGGATTTTGCCACCGGCCTCGGTGATGATGCCGGCAAATTCATCGGCCATTGTTTCGACCTGTGTGGACGAAATATCCTGGCGCGCAATGAAGACGCTTTCATACAAGCGCATGCGTAACTCCTTCTGGCTTATCGTCCGCCATCTCTGTGGCGAACCAACCGGTTTCCCGGCAAGGAATGTTTCAGTGATGTAGGCATCGCCGACAGGTGTCGGGTGCGATGCAGGGTGCACCATACACGAACATTTATTGCGTGCAAGCGAATAGTGGTGTCCTCTAGAGGTGGATTGCGGTGCCGGATCTGGCATAATTTCGCCAAATTCCATCGGCAATGACGTCGCAATTCTGGAATGACGAGCTGCCGGCCTTGATGCCGCAGTGATCAGGTGGAGTGAATGATGGCGGACAAAATCCTTTTTCAGTTTCCCGGTCAGGGGTCTCAGGCCGTTGGCATGGGCGGGTCGCTTGCCGCTGCATTTCCCGAGGCTCGTGCGGTCTTTGACGAGGTGAATGACGCGCTTGGCGAGGATTTGTTTGCGCTTATGCAGGACGGTCCGGAGGATGATCTTCGTCTGACGCGCAATGCACAGCCGGCCCTGTTTGCCGCCTCTATGGCGGGGCTGGCAGTGCTGCAAAAGGCGGCCGGGCGCGACATTACGGAACTGGCGGATTTTGTGGCCGGTCATTCCCTTGGTGAATATTCCGCGCTGGCGGCGGCAGGAACCCTGTCAATATCCGATGCGGCGCGGCTTTTGCGGCTGCGCGGTGACAGCATGCAGGGTGCCGTACCGGCGGGTGAAGGGGCTATGGCCGCCATTCTGAACGCCGAGGAAGAGGTGGTGAACGAGATTGTTGCGGACGCGGCTGCAAGTGGCGTGATCCAGTTTGCGAATGACAATGCCCCGGGACAGATTGTCGTCAGTGGCGCTGCCGCCGCAGTGGACCATGCCATCGAATCCGCCAAGGAACGCGGTATCCGGCGCGCCATAAAGCTTCCTGTGAGTGCCCCATTCCACTGCAGCATGATGCAACCGGCCGCCGATGCGATGGCCGAAGCCCTGGCAACTGCCAGCATGAATGATGCAGCGGTCCCGGTCTTCTGCAACGTCACAGCGGCGACTGAAACCAATGCGGATATCCTGCGACAGAATCTGGTGACACAGGTCACCGGTCGCGTTCGCTGGCGCGAGACGCTTCTTGCCGCCAGCACGGCGGGGGTGTCCCGGTTTGTCGAGATTGGTACCGGCAAGGTTCTGTCGGGACTGGTGAAGCGTACGCTGGATGATGTCACGATGGTCAATCTTGATGGTGCGGACGATCTGGACTTGGTGCTGGCCGAACTGTAGGGTCGCGGCACAATCGGCTGGGACGGCCAACCAGCTTTAACGGCCACAGGGCTGGAACGGCCAAAGCAAATGAAAGAACAGGAGCCTTCATGTTTGATCTGTCAGGCAATACCGCGCTGATTACCGGCGCAAGCGGTGGAATTGGCACAGCGATTGCCAGAACCCTTCACGCTGGCGGCGCTTCGGTTGTTCTGCATGGAACCCGAGCCGAACGTCTGGCCGCGCTGGCGCAGGAGCTTGGGCAGAATGCGCATGTTGTCACCGCCAATCTGGCTGACCGCGGCGAGGCGGCCGGCCTGATTGATGCCGCCGTCGAGGCGGCCGGCGCACCTGTTTCCATTCTGGTCAACAATGCCGGGATCACCCGCGACAATCTGGCGATGCGGATGAAGGACGAGGAATGGGACGAAGTTCTCGACGTCAACATGACCGCAGCGATGGCGATTACGCGTGCGTCGCTGCGCGGCATGATGAAGGCCCGCCATGGGCGGATCATTTCCATTTCTTCGATTGTCGGTGTGACCGGCAATCCCGGTCAGGCCAATTATGCCGCTTCAAAGGCCGGGATGATCGGCTTCAGCAAGGCGCTTGCCGCCGAAGTGGCAAGTCGCGGCATCACGGTCAATGTCGTCGCGCCAGGCTTTATCGAGACACCGATGACCGATGCTCTTGGCGAATCCCAGCGCGAGGCACTGCTTGGACGGGTGCCGGTCGGGCGACTGGGTACGGCCGAAGAGGTGGCCTCGGCTGTACACTACCTTGCCAGTAACGAGTCCGCCTACATCACCGGATCGACCATTCATGTGAATGGCGGGATGGCCATGCTATAATCCGGCGGGACTGTCGGGGTGTGACTCTTTAGGGTGGCGTAGCCGAAAAAACTGTGTTATCTGCCGCCAACTTTGACGCTCTGAGGGTTTGCTCGGGGCTGCTTCAACCTTCTCTTTAAGGGGGCATTAATGAGCGATATTTCAGATCGTGTGCGGAACATCGTGGTAGAACATCTTGGCGTTGACGCCGACAAGGTTGTCGATGGCGCAAGCTTCATCGATGATCTTGGTGCTGACAGCCTCGACACTGTCGAGCTGGTCATGGCATTCGAAGAGGAGTTCGGTGTTGAAATCCCGGACGACGCTGCCGAGCGCATTCTGACCGTGAAGGACGCCGTGTCCTTCCTGGAAGAGAGCGCCGCCTAAACAGGCAAATGACACGTTTTCAGCCCCCGGTTTTCTGCCTTGCAGGTAGACGTCGCCCGGGGGCTGGCGTATTTTAGAGCTATGTTTTTCCAGATCAGGAGAGAAACGTGCGACGCGTAGTTGTCACCGGTCTTGGAATGGTCACCCCGCTAGGTGTCGGGGTTGATCGTAATTGGTCGCAGATTCTGGCCGGGAAAAGCGGTATATCCCGTATCACCCGGTTCGATGTTGACGATATTTCCTGTCAGATTGCCGGCCAGGTGCCTGGTGCGGACGAAGATGGCGGCCTGAACCTTGACGATTTCATCGATCCCCGCGAACAGCGCCGCCAGGACAGGTTCATCCAGCTTGGTGTGGTCGCAGCGCAGCTTGCCGTAGAAGATTCCGGCTGGAAGCCAGAGGACCGCGAATCACAGAATCGTACCGGCGTCATGATCGGATCCGGTATTGGTGGTCTTGAGACAATTGTGAAGACCGACCAGCTGATGAGCGAGCGCGGCACCCGCAAGATCAGTCCGTTTTTCATTCCTTCGGCGCTGATCAATCTGGTGTCAGGTCATGTGTCGATCAAATATGGGTTTCGCGGCCCGAACCATGCTGTGGTTACGGCCTGTTCGACCGGTGCGCACGCCATTGGCGATGCGGCGCGCATGGTCGCGCTTGATGATGCCGATGTGATGGTCGCCGGCGGGGCCGAGGCAGCAGTGTGCCGGATCGGCATGGCCGGGTTTGCCGCCGCCAGGGCGTTGTCCACCAGCTATAATGACCAGCCTGAAAAAGGGTCTCGGCCCTGGGACAAGGGCCGCGACGGCTTTGTCATGGGCGAGGGGGCCGGCATTGTCGTCCTTGAAGAGCTTGAGCATGCAAAGGCGCGTGGCGCGACAATCTATGCCGAGGTCAAGGGCTATGGCATGTCGGGTGATGCCTATCATATCACCGCGCCGGCAGAGGATGGTGACGGGGGGTTCCGCGCCATGCAGGCGGCATTGAAGCGGGCCGGCCTTGCGCCGACCGATATCGACTATGTCAACGCACATGGTACATCGACGCCGCTCGGCGACCTGATCGAGGCTGGCGCTGTTCGCCGTCTTCTTGGCGATGCCGTCGGATCCGTCTCGATGTCCTCGACAAAGAGCGCAACAGGCCATCTACTTGGCGCGGCGGGCGCGATTGAGGCCATCTATTCGGTCAAGGCCGTGCAGACTGGTGAAGTGCCGCCGACCCTGAACCTCGAGGATCCCGAGGATGCGGTGGCGGATTTCGACCTTGTGCCGCTGAAGTCGCGCAAGCGCGATGTTCGCAACGCCATGTCAAACTCCTTTGGGTTTGGTGGCACCAACGCATCGCTGATTATCGGCCAGGTCACCTGATGCTTCGATCCGCCGCCCGGCTGATGATCCGGACGGTGGGGCTGCTCGGCCTCCTGACCGCCCTTGTGGCAGGTGGCTGGTTTGTGGTCGACAGGATGATTGTCCAGGCTGACGGCCCGCATCAGGACAGTGTACTGATCCAGATATCGCCCGGTGACGGTCATGCCACCATCCGGTGGGCGCTGAAGCGTGGCGGCGTGATTCGTGACCTCTATCATTATGACGCCGCCCGTATCATGGCGGGAACGTCCTTTGTGCCGAAAGAGGGCGAGTTCGAAATTCCGCCACGGGCCAGTCTGGCCGTTATCATGGACATTATCCATGCCGGCCGCAGCTATCAGCGGCGCTTTACCGTTATCGAAGGCATGACATCGGCCGATATTGCCTCTGTGCTTCGTGAAAACGAGAATTTTTCCGGTGAGATCACAGTGCCGATGGAAGAGGGTAGTTTGCTGCCCGAAACCTATTTCTACACCCGTGGCACAAGCCGCGATGCAATGCTGGCACGGATGCAGGAAAAGCGGGAACTGGCGCTTGCCGAAGCCTGGATTGACCGGTCGCCGGATCTGCCATACGAGTCGCCTCGTGATGCGCTGATCCTTGCCTCCATCATCGAGCTTGAAACCGCTGACAGCGCTGAAAGGCTGGAAGTGGCCGGTGTCTTTGTCAACAGGCTGAAACGCGGCATGCGGCTACAATCCGATCCGACGGTTCTCTATGGCGTCGAAACCGGGGCCAATCGTCCTATCCGCAAGTCTGATCTGAAACGCAGGACAGAATGGAATACCTATGTCATCAAGGGGTTGCCAAAGACGCCGATCTGCAATCCAAGCCTTGAATCGATCAATGCCGCGCTGGCGCCGGCGCAAACCAGGAATCTCTATTTCGTGTCTGACGGCAAGGGTGGGTTGAGATTTGCAAGGACGCTGGACGAACATAACCGGAATGTAAGATTATTCCGCGAAGCACAACGAAAAGCTGGTCTTCGAGACGATTGAACGAGCGGTCAGGAAAAAGGGATTTGTCATGACGGGAACTACGCAGACAGGCGCTGCGGCCGGCCGCCGGGGACTTATGCTGGTACTGTCCTCCCCCTCCGGGGCGGGAAAGACCTCAATTGCGCGCCAGCTATTGGCTGAAGATGCGAATCTGACACTCTCTGTTTCGGCGACAACAAGGCCTGCGCGCCCAAACGAGGTCGATGGTCGAGACTATCATTTTGTTGATCAGGCGCGGTTTGACGAGATGATCGCGTCGGATTCCTTTCTGGAATATGCGACGGTGTTCGGTAACTCCTATGGCACCCCGAAGGCGGATGTGATGGCGGTTCTGGATGTCGGGGGAGACGTTCTGTTCGACATTGACTGGCAGGGCACCCAGCAGGTTGCCAATGCGGCGGCTGACGATCTGGTGTCGGTTTTCATTCTGCCGCCATCCCGGGCGGCATTGCAGGCCCGGCTCGAGGCGCGGGCTGCGGACAGCGTGGAAGTCGTCGCGTCCCGCATGGCCAAGGCGTCCGATGAAATCAGCCATTACCGCGAATATGACTATATCGTCGTGAATGACGATCTGGAGGAGTCGGTCAGGTCCGTACGCGCCATTCTGGCGGCAGAACGGCTGCGGCGTGACCGGCAGACCGGCATGACGGCGTTCGTACGCACACTTCAGGCTGAAGGTGACTGACCCTGCGCTGGTAGCTCAACCTCTCGCGCCAGACGGCAGAAGGCGGCAATGTCGAGATCCTGTGGCCGCCCCTGCGGATCGATGCCAGCACGGTTCAGCAGCGCCTCGCCGCCAATCGGTTTCAAGGATGCACGCAGCATTTTGCGGCGCTGGCCAAAGGCAAGCCGCGTTACATGTTCCAGCGCCGCCCTGTCGCATTCATGACGTGGTGCCGCCAGTGGTCTGATATGCACCACAGATGATGTTACCTTTGGTGCCGGCACAAAGGCATCTGGCGGAATGTCGAACAGAATGGTGGCGTCAGCTATCCAGCCAGTCAGAATGCTGAGGCGCCCGAACGCGCTGTCGCCTGGTTGCGCGGTGATTCTCTCGGCAACCTCCTTCTGAAACATCAGGGTCAGGGACTCAAAGGCTATCGCGTGGCCAAGCCACTGAATCAGCAATGTTGTTGCAATGTTGTAGGGCAGGTTGGCAACGATCCGGCGCGGTGCATCCCCGATTTCCCACAGCGGCGTCTTCAGCGCGTCAGCTTCGACGAGATCAAGACGATCGCCGGCCGCAGACAGAAGCGAGGCAAGCACGGTGCTGGCGCGAAAATCCTTCTCAATGGCGACGACCTTCTGCGCGCCTTCAAGTAGCAATGCGCGTGTCAGTCCGCCCGGTCCCGGTCCAACCTCGATGGTGGTGCCGTTCAGTCCACCGGCACTGCGTGCAATGCGCCGGGTCAGGTTCAGGTCGAACAGGAAATTCTGACCAAGCGATTTTCGCGCCCGCATATCCAGCTCGCCAACAAGCTGTTTCAGCGATGGCAAGGCCTCGATAGGGGTGTTGTCGAAACCTGTTTCAGCTGGCGACATGACGATTTCCGGCCATCGATCTTGCCATGCGAATGGCGGCGATCAGGCTGTCAGCATGCGCGGTGCCGGTGCCGGCAATGTCAAAGGCGGTGCCGTGATCCGGCGAGGTGCGGATGAAATCAAGTCCAAGCGTAACATTCACACCGCCGTCAAAATCAATCGTCTTGATCGGGATCAGAACCTGGTCATGATACATGCCAAGAACACCGTCATAGCTCGCACGGGCCCGCGGGTGGAACAATGTATCAGCCGACACAGGCCCGAATGCCCTGATCCCGGCTGCCTGAAGCCGCGTGACAGCTGGTGCGATCACCTCCTCATCCTCATGGCCGAACTGCCCCTGCTCGCCAGCGTGGGGGTTGAGCCCGCACACGGCGATACGGGGGTCCGGACAGGCAAAATCCAGCCGCAGGGATTCGGCAAGCAACATCCCTTTGGCAAAGATATCGTCGGTTGTCAGGGTGTCGGGAACCTCGCGCACCGCGATGTGGATTGTTACCGGCACGACGCGCAGTTCTGCGCAGGCCAGCATCATCACAGGCGCGCCGTCGCGCGGTGCCGACAATGTCGCCAGAAATTCGGTATGACCCGGATGTGCGAATCCGGCCTGTTGAAGAACGGCCTTGTTGATCGGGTTGGTGACCATCGCTGCAGCGTTGCCATTGCGGGCCAGGGCGGCTGCTTTGCGAATGCTGTCAATGATCACCGGCGCGTTTCGCGGATCTGCCACACCGGGGCGCGGTGGGTGTATCCATGTCAGCGGCAGAACAGGAAGATGATCATCATCTGGCGCAACATTGGTCATATCGTCGATGACACGGGTTCGGACGGACAGTCCCAATCCGGCGGCAAGATCGTCGAGGCGCTGCGGGTCTTCCATGATGGCAAAGCCACGCTCGCCGGCTGCATGTGCCTTCAATGCGATTTCGGCACCAATCCCGGCAGGATCGCCAGGGGTCACGATAACCGGCGCGTGCGGGCCGGACGTTGTCAATGCTGATGTGGTGGCGTTTGCCATCACTCGCCGCGACGCTCTATCACCGCCGTGCGACGCAATTTCAACGCCTGGCGTTCACTGAGGCTGCCAAAGATCCGGTCAACAAAGGTCTGTCTGATTTCATCCCGTCCCGGCAGTTGCAGTTTCGGGGTTTTCAACTGACAGATCATCAGCGAGGCAACACCCTCGGCAAAGGCGAGCGGCTCTGACGGTTTGCCCTGTTCAAGCGAGCCGATCAGCTGTTGCATTTGTGGTGCCATGTCGGCGACCAGCATTTCATCGAGGCGGGCAAAGGCACCACTTCCATATTCGGTGTTGAGAGCCTCCATGGCATCGCAGTCGGTGATGGTTGCGGTATCGCGTGAAACCTTGGCCGCGGCTTCCAGACGATCAGCCTCGGCTGCATTGCTCGCCACCGGCAGAATCGCACGGGCCAGCCACACAAGCGATTGCGAGCTGTCAATCAGTCCATTCTTGCGCTCGCCCATATGTCTGAAGATATAGACCGCCCCATCAAGCAGAAGCGGGTCGGTAACAGTGCCGGTCTGGACATCGCGCAAGTTTTCACGGAATGTTTTCGGCAGTTTTTCTACAATCAC containing:
- the rpsR gene encoding 30S ribosomal protein S18; translated protein: MTQLEIKREAVRRPFGRRRKSCPFSGPNAQTIDYKDTKLLARYTSERGKIVPSRISAVSAKKQRELAVAIKRSRFLALMPYVTS
- a CDS encoding replicative DNA helicase, which encodes MSEETSNIEAFPGGMATVGGIPTARQLPNNLPAEQNLLGALLLDNDVMERIDDRLRAEHFYDPLHGRIFATMMRLIDRGQLANPVTLKTFFSATEAGQTTEIEDYLGELADGVISLAQAPDYSATIYETHLRRELIRIGDDVITDANHPDVDVSAMTQIETAEAKLFQLAEAGEASVGLKSFEKVAAAAINQAAIARKSDGGLSGYSTGLTGLNTKMGGLHKSDLIILAGRPAMGKSALATNIAFHVATTTRTGETAAPVAFFSLEMSAEQLGIRILSERAQIDSNSIRQGQLSSEEFDRLIEASDALSTAPFFIDDTPALSVSQVASRARRMKRTGGLGLIVIDYLQMLAPQLGVRPENRVQEISNISRALKAMAKELDVPVLALSQLSRAVEQREDKRPNLSDLRESGSIEQDADVVLFVYRDEYYLAKKEPERESHESEEKFNLRYDLYRERLEKAHNKAEVIIGKQRHGPTGLIELHFEKSLTKFSDLTDAAQIPEGF
- a CDS encoding acyl carrier protein; the protein is MSDISDRVRNIVVEHLGVDADKVVDGASFIDDLGADSLDTVELVMAFEEEFGVEIPDDAAERILTVKDAVSFLEESAA
- the mltG gene encoding endolytic transglycosylase MltG is translated as MLRSAARLMIRTVGLLGLLTALVAGGWFVVDRMIVQADGPHQDSVLIQISPGDGHATIRWALKRGGVIRDLYHYDAARIMAGTSFVPKEGEFEIPPRASLAVIMDIIHAGRSYQRRFTVIEGMTSADIASVLRENENFSGEITVPMEEGSLLPETYFYTRGTSRDAMLARMQEKRELALAEAWIDRSPDLPYESPRDALILASIIELETADSAERLEVAGVFVNRLKRGMRLQSDPTVLYGVETGANRPIRKSDLKRRTEWNTYVIKGLPKTPICNPSLESINAALAPAQTRNLYFVSDGKGGLRFARTLDEHNRNVRLFREAQRKAGLRDD
- the rplI gene encoding 50S ribosomal protein L9 is translated as MEIILLERVEKLGQMGDVVSVKPGYARNYLLPQGKALRANRVNREKFETEKAQREADNLARRSDAETESAKMDGLAVSMVRAASEMGQLFGSVTSRDISDAVTEAGFTIARTQVVMDKSIKTLGLHDIRIRLHPEVTVTVTVNVARSLDEAETQLRTGVAVTGLADDDDDDYGNEVASEEATREEAPAIEASAPEADAEAETAETETASDDAAGDDSEA
- the alr gene encoding alanine racemase produces the protein MPGTMISDAPDFGHADSVITIDIGAVVANWRYLDSLSGNRTETAAVVKADAYGLGAATLAPALATAGCRTFFVMSLAEARALRAALNLALPDVGQGECRIFVLGGCHPGQEADFISAEIMPVINSLDQLMRWREASLSSAEGSPPGAALHVDTGMTRLGLDPDETAWLLDRIDGGENPLADMGVQLLMSHLSAGEDLADDANDSQLASFGRLCAALPDLPASLANSGGTLRGGAFHMALNRPGIALYGLHPAGLDGTAEQTAQAGDLRPAVVWQARILQRRNARAGDRIGYNGTHQLTRDSRIFTLGVGYADGYPRSLGNRAMVTIAGMPAPVIGRVSMDSITVDVTDLDDRRLATASHAEILGDGYPLARMAHDAGTIGYEILTQLGRRPLRRFITS
- the fabD gene encoding ACP S-malonyltransferase → MMADKILFQFPGQGSQAVGMGGSLAAAFPEARAVFDEVNDALGEDLFALMQDGPEDDLRLTRNAQPALFAASMAGLAVLQKAAGRDITELADFVAGHSLGEYSALAAAGTLSISDAARLLRLRGDSMQGAVPAGEGAMAAILNAEEEVVNEIVADAAASGVIQFANDNAPGQIVVSGAAAAVDHAIESAKERGIRRAIKLPVSAPFHCSMMQPAADAMAEALATASMNDAAVPVFCNVTAATETNADILRQNLVTQVTGRVRWRETLLAASTAGVSRFVEIGTGKVLSGLVKRTLDDVTMVNLDGADDLDLVLAEL
- the rpsF gene encoding 30S ribosomal protein S6, whose protein sequence is MRLYESVFIARQDISSTQVETMADEFAGIITEAGGKIHKREYWGLRSLAYRIKKNRKGHYIMFNLETDAATLKEYERIMGLNEDVLRFLNIRIEEVEEGPSIIMQNKGDRGERGDRGERGDRGDRGSRPPRAESAKAEESADAPAEDTETEE
- the fabG gene encoding 3-oxoacyl-[acyl-carrier-protein] reductase translates to MFDLSGNTALITGASGGIGTAIARTLHAGGASVVLHGTRAERLAALAQELGQNAHVVTANLADRGEAAGLIDAAVEAAGAPVSILVNNAGITRDNLAMRMKDEEWDEVLDVNMTAAMAITRASLRGMMKARHGRIISISSIVGVTGNPGQANYAASKAGMIGFSKALAAEVASRGITVNVVAPGFIETPMTDALGESQREALLGRVPVGRLGTAEEVASAVHYLASNESAYITGSTIHVNGGMAML
- the fabF gene encoding beta-ketoacyl-ACP synthase II; protein product: MRRVVVTGLGMVTPLGVGVDRNWSQILAGKSGISRITRFDVDDISCQIAGQVPGADEDGGLNLDDFIDPREQRRQDRFIQLGVVAAQLAVEDSGWKPEDRESQNRTGVMIGSGIGGLETIVKTDQLMSERGTRKISPFFIPSALINLVSGHVSIKYGFRGPNHAVVTACSTGAHAIGDAARMVALDDADVMVAGGAEAAVCRIGMAGFAAARALSTSYNDQPEKGSRPWDKGRDGFVMGEGAGIVVLEELEHAKARGATIYAEVKGYGMSGDAYHITAPAEDGDGGFRAMQAALKRAGLAPTDIDYVNAHGTSTPLGDLIEAGAVRRLLGDAVGSVSMSSTKSATGHLLGAAGAIEAIYSVKAVQTGEVPPTLNLEDPEDAVADFDLVPLKSRKRDVRNAMSNSFGFGGTNASLIIGQVT